From the Carya illinoinensis cultivar Pawnee chromosome 4, C.illinoinensisPawnee_v1, whole genome shotgun sequence genome, one window contains:
- the LOC122306076 gene encoding pre-mRNA-processing factor 39-like isoform X4, which yields MGDSETVVSEPSAMMDYTSTGYSDASSNVVPNTGASPSEATGVFYASAAPADISSTVRVGSDLGDGNVHGTDPDPNVQEAHVITTSEANLAAEVANTSEEVTDLENAATEFSQAGGNISSLNVTDGIGVANGHVSDHVDRSADEQQFDGFVPVVSAEEDRLWNIVRANALDFNAWTSLIEETEKVAQENILKIRKAYDAFLAEFPLCYGYWKKYADHEAHLGSVEKVVEVYERAVQGVTYSVDIWLHYCIFAISTYGDPETIRRLFERGLAYVGTDYLSFTLWDKYIEYEYMQQEWGRLAMIYTRILEYPNQQLDRYFNSFKELAGSRPLSELRTAEEAAAAAAAAAALSEASVQANEGEVHPDGTEQFPKPVSAGLTEAEELQKYIAIREEMYKKAKEFDSKIIGFETAIRRPYFHVRPLNVAELENWHSYLDFMEREGDFNKVVKLYERCLIACANYPEYWMRYVLCMEASGMLDLANNALARASQVFVKRQPEIHLFAARFKEQIGDIPGSQAAYQLVHTEISPGLIEAIIKHANMEYRLGNLEDAYSLYEQAIAIERGKEHSQTLPMLYAQYSRFVYMVSGNEEKAREILVQALEHVQLSKPLLEALIHFESIQSLPKRINYLDSLVVKFIVPDLESPNVAGPADREELSCIFLEFLNVFGDAQSIKKAEDRHAKLFLPHQSTSELKKRHAEDFLASDKAKIARSYSVPSPAQSLTGAYPSAQSQWTAGYGLQHQAWPAVTQGPVQQWAPGNTQQAAYGAYSGYGSSYANPQMVASAPPTAAYGAYPTTYPAQAFPQQSYAQPTAVVAALLQQPASVPQAYYGSYY from the exons ATGGGAGACAGCGAAACAGTCGTATCTGAGCCCTCTGCCATGATGGACTATACATCCACTGGCTATTCTGATGCCAGCTCAAATGTTGTTCCCAACACTGGGGCTTCCCCTTCTGAAGCTACTGGGGTTTTTTATGCATCTGCTGCACCCGCTGATATAAGTTCTACTGTTCGTGTTGGTTCTGATTTGGGAGATGGAAATGTACATGGTACAGATCCTGATCCCAACGTACAAGAAGCACATGTGATTACAACATCTGAAGCAAACCTAGCTGCTGAAGTTGCTAATACTAGTGAGGAAGTCACTGATCTGGAAAATGCAGCAACAGAATTTTCTCAAGCTGGTGGTAATATATCATCTCTGAATGTTACTGATGGTATAGGAGTTGCGAATGGACATGTTTCAGATCATGTAGATAGATCTGCGGATGAGCAACAGTTTGATGGTTTTG TACCAGTTGTGTCTGCTGAAGAAGATCGACTGTGGAACATTGTGAGGGCTAATGCTTTAGATTTTAACGCATGGACTTCCCTAATTGAAGAGACCGAGAAGGTGGCGCAG GAGAACATTTTGAAAATCCGAAAAGCTTATGATGCTTTTTTGGCAGAATTTCCTTTGTGTTATGGTTATTGGAAAAAGTATGCAGACCATGAGGCTCATCTAGGCTCTGTTGAGAAAGTAGTGGAGGTTTATGAACGGGCAGTACAAGGAGTGACGTATTCGGTGGATATTTGGTTGCATTATTGTATATTTGCCATTAGCACATACGGGGATCCAGAAACCATCCGTAG GCTCTTTGAACGAGGATTAGCTTATGTTGGAACAGATTACCTGTCATTCACTCTTTGGGATAAATACATTGAATATGAGTACATGCAGCAAGAGTGGGGCCGTCTTGCTATGATTTACACCAGGATTTTGGAGTATCCAAATCAACAATTGGATCGCTATTTTAACAG CTTTAAGGAGTTAGCTGGAAGTCGACCTTTGTCTGAATTAAGGACTGCTGAGgaagctgctgctgctgctgctgctgctgcagcaCTTTCAGAGGCTAGTGTCCAAGCCAATGAGGGAGAGGTTCATCCTGATGGTACAGAACAATTTCCTAAACCTGTAAGTGCTGGCTTAACGGAGGCAGAGGAGTTGCAGAAGTATATCGCCATCAGAGAAGAGATGTATAAGAAGGCTAAAGAGTTTGATTCTAAGATCATTGGTTTTGAAACAGCAATTAGGAGACCCTACTTTCATGTGCGGCCTCTCAATGTTGCAGAGCTTGAAAATTGGCATAGCTATTTGGATTTTATGGAAAGGGAAGGCGACTTTAACAAG GTGGTCAAGTTATATGAAAGATGTTTGATTGCATGTGCCAATTATCCCGAGTATTGGATGCGTTATGTTTTATGCATGGAAGCTAGTGGAATGTTGGATCTTGCAAATAATGCACTTGCTCGTGCATCTCAAGTGTTTGTCAAG AGACAACCAGAGATTCACCTTTTTGCTGCTCGGTTTAAGGAGCAAATTGGGGATATACCTGGTTCTCAAGCTGCCTATCAACTTGTTCATACTGAAATCTCTCCTGGTCTCATTGAAGCAATTATTAAGCATGCAAATATGGAATATCGGCTG GGGAATCTGGAAGATGCCTACTCCTTGTATGAACAGGCCATTGCTattgaaagaggaaaagaacATTCACAGACGTTACCGATGTTGTATGCACAATATTCTCGGTTTGTATACATG GTTTCTGGTAATGAAGAAAAGGCTAGGGAAATTCTAGTTCAAGCACTTGAGCATGTGCAACTGTCCAAACCACTTCTTGAG GCTTTAATACATTTTGAGTCAATTCAGTCCTTACCAAAGAGAATCAATTATCTAGATTCGTTGGTTGTTAAGTTCATAGTTCCTGACCTAGAGAGCCCCAATGTTGCTGGTCCAGCTGATAGGGAAGagctttcttgcatttttttggAG TTTCTGAATGTCTTTGGGGATGCACAATCCATCAAGAAGGCTGAGGATCGGCATGCTAAGCTTTTCTTGCCTCATCAGAGCACTTCAGAGTTGAAAAAACGCCATGCAGAGGATTTTCTAGCATCAGATAAGGCCAAAATAGCCAGGTCTTATTCTGTTCCTTCACCTGCGCAGTCCTTGACGGGTGCATATCCAAGTGCACAAAGCCAATGGACAGCTGGTTATGGTTTGCAGCATCAAGCTTGGCCAGCAGTTACGCAAGGACCAGTTCAACAGTGGGCCCCTGGCAATACACAACAG GCTGCATATGGTGCATATAGTGGCTATGGAAGCAGTTACGCTAATCCACAAATGGTAGCATCAGCACCACCAACTGCCGCTTATGGGGCTTATCCTACTACATATCCTGCGCAG GCTTTCCCACAACAAAGTTATGCACAGCCCACTGCAGTGGTAGCCGCCCTGCTGCAGCAACCTGCATCAGTTCCGCAGGCCTATTATGGGAGTTACTACTGA
- the LOC122306076 gene encoding pre-mRNA-processing factor 39-like isoform X2, with protein MGDSETVVSEPSAMMDYTSTGYSDASSNVVPNTGASPSEATGVFYASAAPADISSTVRVGSDLGDGNVHGTDPDPNVQEAHVITTSEANLAAEVANTSEEVTDLENAATEFSQAGGNISSLNVTDGIGVANGHVSDHVDRSADEQQFDGFVPVVSAEEDRLWNIVRANALDFNAWTSLIEETEKVAQENILKIRKAYDAFLAEFPLCYGYWKKYADHEAHLGSVEKVVEVYERAVQGVTYSVDIWLHYCIFAISTYGDPETIRRLFERGLAYVGTDYLSFTLWDKYIEYEYMQQEWGRLAMIYTRILEYPNQQLDRYFNSFKELAGSRPLSELRTAEEAAAAAAAAAALSEASVQANEGEVHPDGTEQFPKPVSAGLTEAEELQKYIAIREEMYKKAKEFDSKIIGFETAIRRPYFHVRPLNVAELENWHSYLDFMEREGDFNKVVKLYERCLIACANYPEYWMRYVLCMEASGMLDLANNALARASQVFVKRQPEIHLFAARFKEQIGDIPGSQAAYQLVHTEISPGLIEAIIKHANMEYRLGNLEDAYSLYEQAIAIERGKEHSQTLPMLYAQYSRFVYMVSGNEEKAREILVQALEHVQLSKPLLEALIHFESIQSLPKRINYLDSLVVKFIVPDLESPNVAGPADREELSCIFLEFLNVFGDAQSIKKAEDRHAKLFLPHQSTSELKKRHAEDFLASDKAKIARSYSVPSPAQSLTGAYPSAQSQWTAGYGLQHQAWPAVTQGPVQQWAPGNTQQAAYGAYSGYGSSYANPQMVASAPPTAAYGAYPTTYPAQQAFPQQSYAQPTAVVAALLQQPASVPQAYYGSYY; from the exons ATGGGAGACAGCGAAACAGTCGTATCTGAGCCCTCTGCCATGATGGACTATACATCCACTGGCTATTCTGATGCCAGCTCAAATGTTGTTCCCAACACTGGGGCTTCCCCTTCTGAAGCTACTGGGGTTTTTTATGCATCTGCTGCACCCGCTGATATAAGTTCTACTGTTCGTGTTGGTTCTGATTTGGGAGATGGAAATGTACATGGTACAGATCCTGATCCCAACGTACAAGAAGCACATGTGATTACAACATCTGAAGCAAACCTAGCTGCTGAAGTTGCTAATACTAGTGAGGAAGTCACTGATCTGGAAAATGCAGCAACAGAATTTTCTCAAGCTGGTGGTAATATATCATCTCTGAATGTTACTGATGGTATAGGAGTTGCGAATGGACATGTTTCAGATCATGTAGATAGATCTGCGGATGAGCAACAGTTTGATGGTTTTG TACCAGTTGTGTCTGCTGAAGAAGATCGACTGTGGAACATTGTGAGGGCTAATGCTTTAGATTTTAACGCATGGACTTCCCTAATTGAAGAGACCGAGAAGGTGGCGCAG GAGAACATTTTGAAAATCCGAAAAGCTTATGATGCTTTTTTGGCAGAATTTCCTTTGTGTTATGGTTATTGGAAAAAGTATGCAGACCATGAGGCTCATCTAGGCTCTGTTGAGAAAGTAGTGGAGGTTTATGAACGGGCAGTACAAGGAGTGACGTATTCGGTGGATATTTGGTTGCATTATTGTATATTTGCCATTAGCACATACGGGGATCCAGAAACCATCCGTAG GCTCTTTGAACGAGGATTAGCTTATGTTGGAACAGATTACCTGTCATTCACTCTTTGGGATAAATACATTGAATATGAGTACATGCAGCAAGAGTGGGGCCGTCTTGCTATGATTTACACCAGGATTTTGGAGTATCCAAATCAACAATTGGATCGCTATTTTAACAG CTTTAAGGAGTTAGCTGGAAGTCGACCTTTGTCTGAATTAAGGACTGCTGAGgaagctgctgctgctgctgctgctgctgcagcaCTTTCAGAGGCTAGTGTCCAAGCCAATGAGGGAGAGGTTCATCCTGATGGTACAGAACAATTTCCTAAACCTGTAAGTGCTGGCTTAACGGAGGCAGAGGAGTTGCAGAAGTATATCGCCATCAGAGAAGAGATGTATAAGAAGGCTAAAGAGTTTGATTCTAAGATCATTGGTTTTGAAACAGCAATTAGGAGACCCTACTTTCATGTGCGGCCTCTCAATGTTGCAGAGCTTGAAAATTGGCATAGCTATTTGGATTTTATGGAAAGGGAAGGCGACTTTAACAAG GTGGTCAAGTTATATGAAAGATGTTTGATTGCATGTGCCAATTATCCCGAGTATTGGATGCGTTATGTTTTATGCATGGAAGCTAGTGGAATGTTGGATCTTGCAAATAATGCACTTGCTCGTGCATCTCAAGTGTTTGTCAAG AGACAACCAGAGATTCACCTTTTTGCTGCTCGGTTTAAGGAGCAAATTGGGGATATACCTGGTTCTCAAGCTGCCTATCAACTTGTTCATACTGAAATCTCTCCTGGTCTCATTGAAGCAATTATTAAGCATGCAAATATGGAATATCGGCTG GGGAATCTGGAAGATGCCTACTCCTTGTATGAACAGGCCATTGCTattgaaagaggaaaagaacATTCACAGACGTTACCGATGTTGTATGCACAATATTCTCGGTTTGTATACATG GTTTCTGGTAATGAAGAAAAGGCTAGGGAAATTCTAGTTCAAGCACTTGAGCATGTGCAACTGTCCAAACCACTTCTTGAG GCTTTAATACATTTTGAGTCAATTCAGTCCTTACCAAAGAGAATCAATTATCTAGATTCGTTGGTTGTTAAGTTCATAGTTCCTGACCTAGAGAGCCCCAATGTTGCTGGTCCAGCTGATAGGGAAGagctttcttgcatttttttggAG TTTCTGAATGTCTTTGGGGATGCACAATCCATCAAGAAGGCTGAGGATCGGCATGCTAAGCTTTTCTTGCCTCATCAGAGCACTTCAGAGTTGAAAAAACGCCATGCAGAGGATTTTCTAGCATCAGATAAGGCCAAAATAGCCAGGTCTTATTCTGTTCCTTCACCTGCGCAGTCCTTGACGGGTGCATATCCAAGTGCACAAAGCCAATGGACAGCTGGTTATGGTTTGCAGCATCAAGCTTGGCCAGCAGTTACGCAAGGACCAGTTCAACAGTGGGCCCCTGGCAATACACAACAG GCTGCATATGGTGCATATAGTGGCTATGGAAGCAGTTACGCTAATCCACAAATGGTAGCATCAGCACCACCAACTGCCGCTTATGGGGCTTATCCTACTACATATCCTGCGCAG CAGGCTTTCCCACAACAAAGTTATGCACAGCCCACTGCAGTGGTAGCCGCCCTGCTGCAGCAACCTGCATCAGTTCCGCAGGCCTATTATGGGAGTTACTACTGA
- the LOC122306076 gene encoding pre-mRNA-processing factor 39-like isoform X3, with protein MGDSETVVSEPSAMMDYTSTGYSDASSNVVPNTGASPSEATGVFYASAAPADISSTVRVGSDLGDGNVHGTDPDPNVQEAHVITTSEANLAAEVANTSEEVTDLENAATEFSQAGGNISSLNVTDGIGVANGHVSDHVDRSADEQQFDGFVPVVSAEEDRLWNIVRANALDFNAWTSLIEETEKVAQENILKIRKAYDAFLAEFPLCYGYWKKYADHEAHLGSVEKVVEVYERAVQGVTYSVDIWLHYCIFAISTYGDPETIRRLFERGLAYVGTDYLSFTLWDKYIEYEYMQQEWGRLAMIYTRILEYPNQQLDRYFNSFKELAGSRPLSELRTAEEAAAAAAAAAALSEASVQANEGEVHPDGTEQFPKPVSAGLTEAEELQKYIAIREEMYKKAKEFDSKIIGFETAIRRPYFHVRPLNVAELENWHSYLDFMEREGDFNKVVKLYERCLIACANYPEYWMRYVLCMEASGMLDLANNALARASQVFVKRQPEIHLFAARFKEQIGDIPGSQAAYQLVHTEISPGLIEAIIKHANMEYRLGNLEDAYSLYEQAIAIERGKEHSQTLPMLYAQYSRFVYMVSGNEEKAREILVQALEHVQLSKPLLEALIHFESIQSLPKRINYLDSLVVKFIVPDLESPNVAGPADREELSCIFLEFLNVFGDAQSIKKAEDRHAKLFLPHQSTSELKKRHAEDFLASDKAKIARSYSVPSPAQSLTGAYPSAQSQWTAGYGLQHQAWPAVTQGPVQQWAPGNTQQQAAYGAYSGYGSSYANPQMVASAPPTAAYGAYPTTYPAQAFPQQSYAQPTAVVAALLQQPASVPQAYYGSYY; from the exons ATGGGAGACAGCGAAACAGTCGTATCTGAGCCCTCTGCCATGATGGACTATACATCCACTGGCTATTCTGATGCCAGCTCAAATGTTGTTCCCAACACTGGGGCTTCCCCTTCTGAAGCTACTGGGGTTTTTTATGCATCTGCTGCACCCGCTGATATAAGTTCTACTGTTCGTGTTGGTTCTGATTTGGGAGATGGAAATGTACATGGTACAGATCCTGATCCCAACGTACAAGAAGCACATGTGATTACAACATCTGAAGCAAACCTAGCTGCTGAAGTTGCTAATACTAGTGAGGAAGTCACTGATCTGGAAAATGCAGCAACAGAATTTTCTCAAGCTGGTGGTAATATATCATCTCTGAATGTTACTGATGGTATAGGAGTTGCGAATGGACATGTTTCAGATCATGTAGATAGATCTGCGGATGAGCAACAGTTTGATGGTTTTG TACCAGTTGTGTCTGCTGAAGAAGATCGACTGTGGAACATTGTGAGGGCTAATGCTTTAGATTTTAACGCATGGACTTCCCTAATTGAAGAGACCGAGAAGGTGGCGCAG GAGAACATTTTGAAAATCCGAAAAGCTTATGATGCTTTTTTGGCAGAATTTCCTTTGTGTTATGGTTATTGGAAAAAGTATGCAGACCATGAGGCTCATCTAGGCTCTGTTGAGAAAGTAGTGGAGGTTTATGAACGGGCAGTACAAGGAGTGACGTATTCGGTGGATATTTGGTTGCATTATTGTATATTTGCCATTAGCACATACGGGGATCCAGAAACCATCCGTAG GCTCTTTGAACGAGGATTAGCTTATGTTGGAACAGATTACCTGTCATTCACTCTTTGGGATAAATACATTGAATATGAGTACATGCAGCAAGAGTGGGGCCGTCTTGCTATGATTTACACCAGGATTTTGGAGTATCCAAATCAACAATTGGATCGCTATTTTAACAG CTTTAAGGAGTTAGCTGGAAGTCGACCTTTGTCTGAATTAAGGACTGCTGAGgaagctgctgctgctgctgctgctgctgcagcaCTTTCAGAGGCTAGTGTCCAAGCCAATGAGGGAGAGGTTCATCCTGATGGTACAGAACAATTTCCTAAACCTGTAAGTGCTGGCTTAACGGAGGCAGAGGAGTTGCAGAAGTATATCGCCATCAGAGAAGAGATGTATAAGAAGGCTAAAGAGTTTGATTCTAAGATCATTGGTTTTGAAACAGCAATTAGGAGACCCTACTTTCATGTGCGGCCTCTCAATGTTGCAGAGCTTGAAAATTGGCATAGCTATTTGGATTTTATGGAAAGGGAAGGCGACTTTAACAAG GTGGTCAAGTTATATGAAAGATGTTTGATTGCATGTGCCAATTATCCCGAGTATTGGATGCGTTATGTTTTATGCATGGAAGCTAGTGGAATGTTGGATCTTGCAAATAATGCACTTGCTCGTGCATCTCAAGTGTTTGTCAAG AGACAACCAGAGATTCACCTTTTTGCTGCTCGGTTTAAGGAGCAAATTGGGGATATACCTGGTTCTCAAGCTGCCTATCAACTTGTTCATACTGAAATCTCTCCTGGTCTCATTGAAGCAATTATTAAGCATGCAAATATGGAATATCGGCTG GGGAATCTGGAAGATGCCTACTCCTTGTATGAACAGGCCATTGCTattgaaagaggaaaagaacATTCACAGACGTTACCGATGTTGTATGCACAATATTCTCGGTTTGTATACATG GTTTCTGGTAATGAAGAAAAGGCTAGGGAAATTCTAGTTCAAGCACTTGAGCATGTGCAACTGTCCAAACCACTTCTTGAG GCTTTAATACATTTTGAGTCAATTCAGTCCTTACCAAAGAGAATCAATTATCTAGATTCGTTGGTTGTTAAGTTCATAGTTCCTGACCTAGAGAGCCCCAATGTTGCTGGTCCAGCTGATAGGGAAGagctttcttgcatttttttggAG TTTCTGAATGTCTTTGGGGATGCACAATCCATCAAGAAGGCTGAGGATCGGCATGCTAAGCTTTTCTTGCCTCATCAGAGCACTTCAGAGTTGAAAAAACGCCATGCAGAGGATTTTCTAGCATCAGATAAGGCCAAAATAGCCAGGTCTTATTCTGTTCCTTCACCTGCGCAGTCCTTGACGGGTGCATATCCAAGTGCACAAAGCCAATGGACAGCTGGTTATGGTTTGCAGCATCAAGCTTGGCCAGCAGTTACGCAAGGACCAGTTCAACAGTGGGCCCCTGGCAATACACAACAG CAGGCTGCATATGGTGCATATAGTGGCTATGGAAGCAGTTACGCTAATCCACAAATGGTAGCATCAGCACCACCAACTGCCGCTTATGGGGCTTATCCTACTACATATCCTGCGCAG GCTTTCCCACAACAAAGTTATGCACAGCCCACTGCAGTGGTAGCCGCCCTGCTGCAGCAACCTGCATCAGTTCCGCAGGCCTATTATGGGAGTTACTACTGA
- the LOC122306076 gene encoding pre-mRNA-processing factor 39-like isoform X5 yields the protein MGDSETVVSEPSAMMDYTSTGYSDASSNVVPNTGASPSEATGVFYASAAPADISSTVRVGSDLGDGNVHGTDPDPNVQEAHVITTSEANLAAEVANTSEEVTDLENAATEFSQAGGNISSLNVTDGIGVANGHVSDHVDRSADEQQFDGFVVSAEEDRLWNIVRANALDFNAWTSLIEETEKVAQENILKIRKAYDAFLAEFPLCYGYWKKYADHEAHLGSVEKVVEVYERAVQGVTYSVDIWLHYCIFAISTYGDPETIRRLFERGLAYVGTDYLSFTLWDKYIEYEYMQQEWGRLAMIYTRILEYPNQQLDRYFNSFKELAGSRPLSELRTAEEAAAAAAAAAALSEASVQANEGEVHPDGTEQFPKPVSAGLTEAEELQKYIAIREEMYKKAKEFDSKIIGFETAIRRPYFHVRPLNVAELENWHSYLDFMEREGDFNKVVKLYERCLIACANYPEYWMRYVLCMEASGMLDLANNALARASQVFVKRQPEIHLFAARFKEQIGDIPGSQAAYQLVHTEISPGLIEAIIKHANMEYRLGNLEDAYSLYEQAIAIERGKEHSQTLPMLYAQYSRFVYMVSGNEEKAREILVQALEHVQLSKPLLEALIHFESIQSLPKRINYLDSLVVKFIVPDLESPNVAGPADREELSCIFLEFLNVFGDAQSIKKAEDRHAKLFLPHQSTSELKKRHAEDFLASDKAKIARSYSVPSPAQSLTGAYPSAQSQWTAGYGLQHQAWPAVTQGPVQQWAPGNTQQQAAYGAYSGYGSSYANPQMVASAPPTAAYGAYPTTYPAQQAFPQQSYAQPTAVVAALLQQPASVPQAYYGSYY from the exons ATGGGAGACAGCGAAACAGTCGTATCTGAGCCCTCTGCCATGATGGACTATACATCCACTGGCTATTCTGATGCCAGCTCAAATGTTGTTCCCAACACTGGGGCTTCCCCTTCTGAAGCTACTGGGGTTTTTTATGCATCTGCTGCACCCGCTGATATAAGTTCTACTGTTCGTGTTGGTTCTGATTTGGGAGATGGAAATGTACATGGTACAGATCCTGATCCCAACGTACAAGAAGCACATGTGATTACAACATCTGAAGCAAACCTAGCTGCTGAAGTTGCTAATACTAGTGAGGAAGTCACTGATCTGGAAAATGCAGCAACAGAATTTTCTCAAGCTGGTGGTAATATATCATCTCTGAATGTTACTGATGGTATAGGAGTTGCGAATGGACATGTTTCAGATCATGTAGATAGATCTGCGGATGAGCAACAGTTTGATGGTTTTG TTGTGTCTGCTGAAGAAGATCGACTGTGGAACATTGTGAGGGCTAATGCTTTAGATTTTAACGCATGGACTTCCCTAATTGAAGAGACCGAGAAGGTGGCGCAG GAGAACATTTTGAAAATCCGAAAAGCTTATGATGCTTTTTTGGCAGAATTTCCTTTGTGTTATGGTTATTGGAAAAAGTATGCAGACCATGAGGCTCATCTAGGCTCTGTTGAGAAAGTAGTGGAGGTTTATGAACGGGCAGTACAAGGAGTGACGTATTCGGTGGATATTTGGTTGCATTATTGTATATTTGCCATTAGCACATACGGGGATCCAGAAACCATCCGTAG GCTCTTTGAACGAGGATTAGCTTATGTTGGAACAGATTACCTGTCATTCACTCTTTGGGATAAATACATTGAATATGAGTACATGCAGCAAGAGTGGGGCCGTCTTGCTATGATTTACACCAGGATTTTGGAGTATCCAAATCAACAATTGGATCGCTATTTTAACAG CTTTAAGGAGTTAGCTGGAAGTCGACCTTTGTCTGAATTAAGGACTGCTGAGgaagctgctgctgctgctgctgctgctgcagcaCTTTCAGAGGCTAGTGTCCAAGCCAATGAGGGAGAGGTTCATCCTGATGGTACAGAACAATTTCCTAAACCTGTAAGTGCTGGCTTAACGGAGGCAGAGGAGTTGCAGAAGTATATCGCCATCAGAGAAGAGATGTATAAGAAGGCTAAAGAGTTTGATTCTAAGATCATTGGTTTTGAAACAGCAATTAGGAGACCCTACTTTCATGTGCGGCCTCTCAATGTTGCAGAGCTTGAAAATTGGCATAGCTATTTGGATTTTATGGAAAGGGAAGGCGACTTTAACAAG GTGGTCAAGTTATATGAAAGATGTTTGATTGCATGTGCCAATTATCCCGAGTATTGGATGCGTTATGTTTTATGCATGGAAGCTAGTGGAATGTTGGATCTTGCAAATAATGCACTTGCTCGTGCATCTCAAGTGTTTGTCAAG AGACAACCAGAGATTCACCTTTTTGCTGCTCGGTTTAAGGAGCAAATTGGGGATATACCTGGTTCTCAAGCTGCCTATCAACTTGTTCATACTGAAATCTCTCCTGGTCTCATTGAAGCAATTATTAAGCATGCAAATATGGAATATCGGCTG GGGAATCTGGAAGATGCCTACTCCTTGTATGAACAGGCCATTGCTattgaaagaggaaaagaacATTCACAGACGTTACCGATGTTGTATGCACAATATTCTCGGTTTGTATACATG GTTTCTGGTAATGAAGAAAAGGCTAGGGAAATTCTAGTTCAAGCACTTGAGCATGTGCAACTGTCCAAACCACTTCTTGAG GCTTTAATACATTTTGAGTCAATTCAGTCCTTACCAAAGAGAATCAATTATCTAGATTCGTTGGTTGTTAAGTTCATAGTTCCTGACCTAGAGAGCCCCAATGTTGCTGGTCCAGCTGATAGGGAAGagctttcttgcatttttttggAG TTTCTGAATGTCTTTGGGGATGCACAATCCATCAAGAAGGCTGAGGATCGGCATGCTAAGCTTTTCTTGCCTCATCAGAGCACTTCAGAGTTGAAAAAACGCCATGCAGAGGATTTTCTAGCATCAGATAAGGCCAAAATAGCCAGGTCTTATTCTGTTCCTTCACCTGCGCAGTCCTTGACGGGTGCATATCCAAGTGCACAAAGCCAATGGACAGCTGGTTATGGTTTGCAGCATCAAGCTTGGCCAGCAGTTACGCAAGGACCAGTTCAACAGTGGGCCCCTGGCAATACACAACAG CAGGCTGCATATGGTGCATATAGTGGCTATGGAAGCAGTTACGCTAATCCACAAATGGTAGCATCAGCACCACCAACTGCCGCTTATGGGGCTTATCCTACTACATATCCTGCGCAG CAGGCTTTCCCACAACAAAGTTATGCACAGCCCACTGCAGTGGTAGCCGCCCTGCTGCAGCAACCTGCATCAGTTCCGCAGGCCTATTATGGGAGTTACTACTGA